A region of Salirhabdus salicampi DNA encodes the following proteins:
- a CDS encoding TRAP transporter permease produces MLNINMKNMRIYLFTAIAGILFFYSLWVGIFGAPHFLIYRPRWLMMLLILGFLFLPSKVFKQGSLSEKLFNSVLIIGAIVTCLYVEINWLKVTMRFGVNWTETILGCVLILIVMELTRRTAAKALNYIFIFVLLYALFGNLISGLFNHGGMSINRVIMTELYTHEGLFGSAFGVGTYFIGLFIFFVAFLEVSGGADRFMNFTLACAGTLTGGPAKVAVMASALLGMISGSSVTNIVTTGSITIPMMKKRGFQSHTAAGIESTASLGSQITPPIMGAAAYLIAEYTGHSYLDVMLAALIPCILFYWGVYSQVHFRAIKNNIKGIPREELPDLKKATIGVLPFIVPMIILVILLYNRYSTQLAISATIFSFFVVLLLDKESRPKILKRFIEGLRTGGENILPVMCSLCVAGLIIGLLTITGLGDRLTFIISELSGGSFVLTVIFTALATMILGMGMVTVGAYIFVATLTAPLLESMGVPLLSAHLFIFYFAVLSAISPPVMIGVFAACGIAKSKLIPTALAALRYSIMAFVVPFLFIFNPSLLILENGLTLDTLFYFSTTFIGVLGIASSFEKQSFFGKVKNWEAVVLFLSGSAALLTHKTFSIIGVIILALIYSKLFIDSKRSLNSSQTVDTNISS; encoded by the coding sequence TTGCTAAATATTAATATGAAAAATATGAGAATATATTTGTTTACGGCTATAGCAGGAATATTATTCTTTTATTCCTTATGGGTAGGTATTTTTGGAGCCCCACACTTTCTCATTTACAGACCTAGATGGCTTATGATGTTATTAATTCTCGGATTTTTGTTTTTGCCTTCTAAGGTTTTTAAACAGGGTTCTTTATCTGAAAAATTGTTTAACAGTGTTCTTATTATAGGAGCTATTGTAACCTGTTTATATGTTGAGATTAATTGGCTTAAGGTGACAATGCGTTTCGGTGTGAACTGGACTGAGACGATTCTGGGGTGTGTATTGATACTGATAGTAATGGAACTAACTAGAAGAACAGCTGCTAAAGCCTTAAATTATATATTTATATTTGTACTCCTTTATGCATTATTTGGTAATTTAATTTCAGGTTTATTCAACCATGGTGGTATGAGTATTAACCGAGTAATAATGACTGAGCTTTATACTCATGAAGGACTTTTTGGTTCTGCATTTGGTGTAGGGACCTACTTTATAGGTCTGTTTATCTTTTTTGTAGCCTTTTTAGAAGTTAGTGGTGGGGCTGATCGGTTTATGAACTTCACCTTAGCTTGTGCAGGAACACTAACAGGAGGTCCAGCTAAAGTAGCCGTAATGGCAAGTGCATTACTAGGTATGATTTCAGGAAGCAGTGTTACTAACATTGTTACTACGGGGTCTATTACAATTCCAATGATGAAGAAAAGAGGATTTCAATCACATACTGCAGCAGGAATTGAATCTACAGCCTCATTAGGGAGCCAGATTACACCACCTATTATGGGGGCAGCTGCGTACTTAATAGCAGAATATACGGGTCACTCCTATCTAGATGTAATGTTAGCAGCTTTAATCCCATGTATTTTGTTTTACTGGGGTGTTTATTCTCAAGTCCATTTCCGGGCAATTAAAAATAATATTAAAGGCATACCAAGAGAAGAATTACCTGACCTTAAAAAAGCAACAATTGGTGTATTGCCATTTATTGTACCTATGATTATTTTAGTAATACTATTATATAACAGGTATAGCACACAACTAGCAATATCAGCAACTATATTCTCATTTTTCGTAGTGTTGTTGTTAGATAAAGAGTCAAGACCCAAAATTTTAAAAAGGTTTATAGAAGGTTTACGAACCGGGGGAGAAAATATTCTTCCAGTTATGTGTTCGCTCTGTGTGGCAGGTTTAATTATTGGATTATTAACTATAACCGGATTAGGAGATCGTTTAACTTTTATTATTTCTGAATTATCCGGTGGCAGCTTTGTATTAACTGTTATATTCACAGCACTTGCAACGATGATTTTAGGTATGGGCATGGTCACTGTTGGTGCATATATTTTTGTTGCGACATTAACTGCACCATTATTAGAATCAATGGGAGTACCTCTGCTTTCAGCCCATTTGTTTATCTTCTATTTCGCTGTACTAAGTGCAATTAGTCCTCCAGTTATGATAGGTGTGTTCGCTGCTTGTGGAATAGCAAAATCCAAATTAATTCCAACTGCACTGGCAGCACTCAGATATTCTATCATGGCTTTTGTTGTCCCATTTTTATTCATATTCAACCCTAGTCTTCTTATTTTAGAAAACGGGCTTACATTAGATACACTTTTTTATTTTAGTACAACATTCATTGGGGTACTTGGAATAGCATCTAGCTTTGAAAAACAATCTTTTTTTGGCAAAGTAAAGAATTGGGAGGCAGTAGTTTTATTTCTATCTGGTAGTGCCGCCTTACTTACACACAAAACCTTTAGCATTATAGGTGTTATAATTCTTGCGTTAATTTATTCAAAACTTTTTATTGACAGCAAACGTTCATTAAATTCGTCTCAAACAGTGGATACTAATATTTCCAGCTAA
- the leuB gene encoding 3-isopropylmalate dehydrogenase, with product MNKKYKVAVLPGDGIGPEIINEAVKVLSAIKKGMNISLQFEYADVGGVAYDNYGTSLPEQTLNTCKDSDAILFGAIGGPQYDNISIELRPEKALLKLRKELGLYINSRPALTFPSLINRSPIRREILKDGVDILIVRELSSGLYYGEPKKRISSEEAVDTMRYTKTEISRILTYAFEQAQQRDKKLTVVDKENVLQTSKLWREVVSSFESSYSDVEVDYMYIDNCTMQLVMNPHQFDVIVTENTFGDIISDEASALTGSIGMLPSASLGGQIGLYEPIHGSAPDIAGMNIANPIATILSASMMLENSFQLAREAEIIRKAINNVLEAGIRTPDISQENSQVVSTSEMGDAIVQEINRLLITNKVVE from the coding sequence TTGAATAAAAAATATAAAGTTGCTGTTTTACCTGGGGATGGTATAGGTCCTGAAATCATAAATGAAGCAGTAAAAGTCCTTTCTGCAATCAAAAAGGGAATGAATATATCTTTACAATTTGAATATGCAGATGTTGGTGGGGTAGCTTATGATAATTATGGTACGTCTTTACCTGAACAAACTTTAAATACATGCAAAGACTCTGATGCCATACTATTCGGAGCAATAGGCGGTCCGCAGTATGACAATATCTCAATTGAATTAAGACCAGAAAAAGCACTACTAAAATTGAGAAAAGAATTAGGTTTATATATTAATAGTAGACCTGCACTTACCTTTCCGTCATTAATTAATCGTTCCCCAATTCGACGTGAGATCCTGAAAGACGGTGTGGATATTTTGATCGTACGTGAACTTTCTAGTGGTCTTTACTATGGTGAACCTAAGAAAAGAATATCTAGTGAAGAAGCAGTGGACACTATGCGTTATACGAAAACAGAAATTAGCAGAATCCTAACATACGCATTTGAACAGGCTCAACAAAGGGACAAAAAGCTAACTGTTGTTGATAAGGAAAATGTGCTTCAAACAAGTAAATTGTGGAGAGAGGTGGTATCTTCATTTGAATCATCTTATTCAGATGTAGAGGTAGATTACATGTATATTGACAACTGTACTATGCAATTAGTTATGAACCCACATCAATTTGATGTCATTGTCACTGAAAATACATTTGGAGATATTATATCTGATGAGGCTTCTGCACTAACGGGATCCATTGGTATGTTACCATCTGCCAGTTTAGGTGGGCAAATTGGGTTATACGAGCCAATCCACGGGAGTGCCCCAGATATTGCAGGAATGAATATAGCAAACCCTATTGCAACTATTCTATCTGCTTCTATGATGCTGGAAAACAGTTTTCAATTAGCTCGGGAAGCCGAAATAATTAGAAAAGCCATCAATAATGTTTTAGAAGCAGGTATTAGAACACCAGACATTTCACAGGAAAACAGTCAAGTCGTTAGTACAAGTGAAATGGGCGACGCTATTGTTCAAGAGATAAATAGATTATTAATAACAAATAAGGTTGTGGAATAA
- a CDS encoding dihydrodipicolinate synthase family protein, giving the protein MGNRYKLFTGIIPPVVTLFDQNGDIDWKLNFQLTDWLINKGVHGILFLGSTGEFSAMTIEERKLFTREMTQYVNKRVPVIIGSGTTSLKETIELSQSAESFGADGVMVVSPFYWNYTEDQLFEYFKTVANNLSISVLLYNIPLLTGQSLSSDLITRLANTCENIIGVKDTIDSISHIREVILGIQKIRKDFSVFSAFDEHMYPSLVLGAAGSINGSAVFAPELSVKLYESFQKNNYSQAIQLHQKIVKLMDIYKFSTPFFLGVKEAVQQRVLKCQTSHRITVDNEDLKEKVNRYLISNGLN; this is encoded by the coding sequence ATGGGTAATAGATATAAACTATTTACCGGTATCATTCCTCCAGTTGTGACTTTATTTGACCAAAATGGTGACATTGATTGGAAGTTAAATTTTCAATTAACCGATTGGCTTATTAATAAGGGTGTCCATGGAATATTATTTTTAGGAAGTACTGGTGAGTTTTCAGCTATGACAATAGAAGAACGTAAATTGTTCACAAGAGAAATGACGCAATATGTAAATAAACGTGTTCCAGTAATCATTGGTTCTGGAACAACTTCATTGAAAGAGACAATAGAGTTATCCCAGTCAGCAGAGTCCTTTGGGGCTGATGGAGTAATGGTTGTAAGTCCATTTTACTGGAATTATACAGAGGACCAATTATTTGAATATTTTAAAACAGTTGCAAATAATCTTTCCATATCAGTACTCTTATATAATATTCCTCTACTAACGGGACAAAGTTTATCCAGTGATCTTATTACGCGATTAGCTAACACTTGTGAAAATATTATAGGGGTTAAGGACACGATTGATAGTATTAGTCATATTCGAGAAGTCATTTTAGGAATTCAAAAAATAAGGAAGGATTTCTCTGTATTTTCTGCATTTGATGAACATATGTATCCTTCACTAGTATTGGGGGCAGCCGGTTCAATTAATGGTTCTGCAGTTTTCGCACCAGAGCTATCTGTTAAGTTGTATGAATCATTTCAAAAGAACAACTATTCACAAGCAATACAGTTGCATCAAAAAATTGTAAAATTAATGGATATATATAAGTTTTCAACTCCTTTTTTCTTAGGAGTAAAGGAAGCAGTACAACAACGTGTCTTAAAATGTCAAACATCCCATCGTATTACAGTGGATAATGAAGATCTTAAAGAAAAAGTCAATCGCTATTTAATAAGTAATGGGTTGAACTAA
- a CDS encoding IclR family transcriptional regulator, whose translation MSSSINKTGVISKAFKIINVFIDEKPEWGVRELANYLNVPTSTLHRFLLQLLDIGVLEFKESTNKYVIGSELIRISSAVSSRIDIKKIARPLLKELVDKHKETVCLVLYHKQSKKVSFVEKVNGPDPLQYMINLGELHAVPYGSTGKSIMAYLTDEECNSILEAEGFSDAEIEKFKEELRDIREKGYASSVGERFKSSKGVSAPIFNASGNPIGSLAYTVPITRMTHDVIEIASDLKSSALQISRLLGYTGTIY comes from the coding sequence ATGAGCAGCAGTATTAATAAAACTGGCGTAATTAGTAAAGCATTTAAAATTATTAATGTGTTTATTGACGAAAAACCGGAATGGGGAGTTAGGGAATTAGCCAACTATTTGAATGTACCCACGAGCACATTACACAGGTTTTTGCTTCAATTACTCGATATAGGAGTACTAGAATTTAAAGAATCTACAAACAAATATGTAATTGGTTCAGAATTAATTCGTATTAGTTCAGCAGTTTCTTCTAGAATCGATATTAAGAAAATAGCAAGGCCTTTACTCAAGGAATTAGTAGATAAGCATAAGGAAACAGTTTGTTTAGTACTCTATCACAAACAATCGAAAAAAGTATCTTTTGTTGAAAAGGTGAACGGCCCAGATCCTCTTCAATACATGATTAATTTAGGAGAACTGCACGCAGTTCCGTATGGAAGTACAGGAAAAAGCATCATGGCTTATTTAACTGATGAAGAATGTAATTCTATTTTAGAAGCCGAAGGATTTTCTGATGCTGAAATTGAAAAATTTAAGGAAGAATTAAGAGATATTAGAGAGAAAGGCTATGCTTCTAGTGTAGGAGAAAGGTTCAAAAGTTCTAAAGGTGTATCTGCACCAATATTTAATGCGTCCGGAAATCCAATTGGCTCCTTAGCGTATACAGTTCCAATAACTAGGATGACTCATGATGTAATCGAGATTGCATCTGACTTAAAAAGTAGCGCTTTACAAATATCTCGTTTATTAGGGTATACGGGTACAATATATTAA
- a CDS encoding aldehyde dehydrogenase family protein translates to MEKQLINGELVNGRGNPFEVTNPATEEVVGVVTAADTTQTKEALAAAQSAFKGWSKEPLNKRLELFNSFLQLYKEHQNTIIDLMMKEIGKPLPTAIAEFNTSVSIYETYAAEVKHVYGDIMPDYNSSFGSAYHYMEKRPIGVTVGHLAWNCPIMNIALKLGPALVSGCTVIIKPSSKSPLTGLFIATLLEKVGFPKGVVNILTGPSDVVGKTLNESTVPRLITLIGSSDTGRKVMVEGSSSIKTYSLELGGNAPAIILPDSDIKEAAKFCVKRKFTSLGNAGQACGTINRIYVHEEIKDEFLSACLKETKKIRVGWGKEYSDGLVMGPLITKEDRDRMFDLIEEAVNKGAEVVYGGAAPEKHRKGYFFMPTILDNVSDEANLINGETFGPILPFLTFSDIDDVLARANNTDYGLVSYVFGHHTQTVYKCIEELESAQVFVNGAGKQTNHPHFGWKESGVGYDYGSYGLSAYYQMKKISFKP, encoded by the coding sequence ATGGAAAAACAGTTGATTAATGGTGAACTGGTAAATGGTAGGGGGAACCCTTTTGAGGTCACAAATCCTGCAACTGAAGAAGTCGTTGGCGTAGTTACTGCTGCTGATACCACCCAAACAAAGGAAGCGTTAGCGGCAGCACAATCGGCCTTTAAAGGATGGTCAAAAGAGCCATTAAATAAACGATTAGAGCTTTTCAATAGTTTTTTACAGTTATATAAGGAGCACCAAAATACTATTATTGATTTAATGATGAAGGAGATAGGGAAACCATTACCAACAGCTATTGCTGAGTTCAATACTTCTGTTAGTATATATGAAACATATGCAGCAGAGGTGAAGCATGTTTACGGTGATATAATGCCAGATTATAACAGTTCATTTGGCAGTGCGTACCATTATATGGAGAAACGCCCTATCGGAGTTACAGTAGGGCATCTTGCTTGGAACTGTCCGATTATGAATATAGCCTTAAAATTAGGTCCAGCTCTAGTTTCAGGATGTACCGTCATAATAAAGCCGTCTAGTAAGTCACCTTTAACTGGTTTGTTCATTGCGACGTTATTAGAAAAAGTAGGTTTTCCAAAAGGGGTTGTTAATATTTTAACAGGTCCTTCTGATGTAGTCGGGAAAACGTTAAATGAAAGCACTGTTCCTCGATTAATCACATTAATTGGATCCAGTGACACAGGGCGTAAAGTTATGGTGGAAGGTTCTAGTTCAATAAAAACTTATTCTTTAGAGCTAGGGGGAAATGCTCCTGCTATTATTCTACCAGATTCAGATATAAAGGAAGCGGCGAAATTTTGTGTGAAACGAAAGTTTACCTCTCTTGGAAACGCGGGTCAAGCTTGTGGAACTATTAATAGAATTTATGTGCATGAAGAAATTAAAGATGAATTTTTATCAGCATGTCTTAAAGAAACCAAAAAAATTAGGGTTGGTTGGGGAAAAGAATACTCAGATGGATTAGTAATGGGTCCATTAATTACTAAAGAAGACCGCGATAGAATGTTTGATCTTATTGAAGAAGCAGTAAATAAGGGAGCAGAGGTAGTCTATGGCGGTGCCGCTCCTGAAAAACATCGTAAAGGCTACTTTTTCATGCCAACGATTTTGGATAATGTTAGTGATGAAGCAAATCTAATTAACGGAGAAACTTTTGGTCCAATTCTGCCTTTCTTAACTTTTAGTGATATAGATGATGTATTAGCCCGAGCGAATAACACTGATTACGGGCTTGTTTCATATGTTTTTGGACATCATACACAAACGGTATACAAATGTATAGAAGAACTTGAATCAGCACAAGTTTTTGTGAACGGAGCCGGAAAACAAACAAATCATCCCCATTTTGGTTGGAAGGAAAGCGGTGTTGGATATGACTATGGGTCTTATGGTTTAAGCGCTTATTACCAAATGAAAAAGATTTCATTTAAACCATAA
- a CDS encoding zinc-binding dehydrogenase, with protein MKGKLVYLTSPFNTEVREYPIPKAEPGAVVLNMLRASVCGSDLTTWLGLHPRTSKDYPIGHEGIGEIHELGEGVSKDRAGQEVKKGDRVAFVYYPTCMECFSCLKGRFDQCTASKYNYVPTPDVYPHFIGTFATHHYLFPNQYFFKIPDNVPNEIAASANCALSQVYWGLEKGNLTSGEWLVIQGAGGLGLYGLAIAKVKGAKTIVIDSVTSRLDLAKRMGADFIININDYSSMEERVERVKEITDGQGADIALEVTGVPEAFKEGAYIIAPGGKYVELGNISPSKKTEISPAIFTRKSITIYHALRYPPTYLYKALQFLSDYKDDFPFHEFTEDKVFSLDEFDKMMDLVNKRQITRAAVVPNKTVFA; from the coding sequence ATGAAAGGTAAATTAGTTTATTTAACTAGCCCCTTTAACACTGAAGTCCGTGAATATCCGATTCCGAAAGCAGAGCCAGGGGCGGTTGTACTAAATATGCTCCGTGCTAGTGTCTGTGGTTCAGATCTAACTACTTGGCTAGGATTACATCCGCGTACAAGCAAAGATTACCCAATTGGTCATGAAGGGATTGGTGAAATCCATGAATTAGGAGAAGGTGTATCGAAAGATAGAGCAGGCCAAGAAGTAAAAAAAGGTGATCGTGTAGCTTTTGTTTATTATCCTACTTGTATGGAATGTTTTTCTTGTTTAAAAGGGAGATTTGACCAATGTACAGCCTCAAAATATAACTATGTTCCAACTCCAGACGTTTACCCACATTTTATCGGAACATTTGCCACACACCACTATTTATTTCCTAATCAATATTTTTTTAAGATTCCAGATAATGTCCCCAACGAAATAGCAGCATCTGCAAACTGTGCACTTTCACAAGTCTATTGGGGGTTAGAAAAAGGAAACCTAACTTCAGGTGAATGGCTTGTCATTCAAGGTGCAGGAGGGCTTGGATTGTATGGTCTAGCTATCGCTAAAGTAAAGGGGGCTAAGACAATTGTAATAGATTCAGTTACCTCAAGGCTTGATTTAGCTAAACGTATGGGGGCTGATTTTATTATTAATATTAATGATTATTCTTCTATGGAAGAACGGGTAGAAAGGGTAAAAGAAATAACAGACGGGCAAGGTGCGGATATAGCCCTGGAAGTTACGGGGGTACCTGAAGCTTTTAAGGAAGGTGCATATATTATTGCCCCAGGCGGAAAATATGTTGAGCTAGGAAACATATCACCTTCAAAGAAAACAGAAATAAGCCCAGCTATCTTTACGAGAAAAAGTATTACCATATATCATGCTCTTCGTTATCCACCAACTTATTTATACAAAGCACTACAATTTTTATCAGATTATAAAGATGATTTCCCCTTTCATGAATTCACTGAAGATAAAGTTTTCTCACTAGATGAGTTTGATAAAATGATGGATTTAGTAAACAAACGACAAATCACACGTGCTGCAGTTGTTCCTAACAAAACAGTTTTTGCATAA
- a CDS encoding MDR family MFS transporter — MKFKDFHPNIKLRIIFGFFTELVGSMIFPFMAIYFTVHFGAQLTGILLIVNVVIGTLVGFYGGYLSDLIGRKKLMVIAEVVRTISLVVVAVANSPWYESPTITFFMFVVGSICWGIEGPATDAMLIDVSKPEERKLMYSIMYWSGNLSIALGGAVGAFLFRDYLFQLFIGMVITSTIVLFVLIFFIQESYVPNVAKKQQQTPKRFQAFRDIVNSYKVVGTDKVFILFVIAGLFIQSLEFQMTNYIAVRLHNDMPEQNVFLWPINGLEMTGLLRTENTVLVVIFAAVVMKMMKKYKDKNVFLTSIVLFTIGYTTISYFNNVWILFAAMVIATIGELMRVPVQQSYLAAMPPDDKRSSYMAVNAFTFQGSMILASLSVTLSAFLSKEAMSLFLLGTGVIGFLIINKIIPSLEQRVRNQSGEEEQTKEERDFVLKEQVE; from the coding sequence ATGAAATTTAAGGATTTTCACCCGAACATTAAATTAAGAATTATATTTGGATTTTTTACCGAACTTGTTGGAAGTATGATTTTTCCGTTTATGGCAATTTATTTTACGGTACATTTCGGGGCACAATTAACCGGTATTTTATTAATTGTAAATGTGGTGATCGGCACTTTAGTAGGTTTTTATGGTGGCTATTTATCGGATCTTATAGGGAGAAAAAAGCTAATGGTTATCGCCGAAGTGGTGAGAACGATATCGCTTGTTGTGGTGGCAGTGGCAAACTCCCCTTGGTATGAATCACCTACCATAACTTTTTTCATGTTCGTCGTCGGGAGCATTTGCTGGGGGATTGAGGGGCCAGCAACTGATGCAATGTTAATTGATGTAAGTAAGCCTGAGGAACGAAAACTCATGTACAGCATTATGTATTGGTCAGGGAATCTTTCCATAGCTTTAGGAGGGGCAGTAGGTGCATTTTTGTTTAGAGATTACTTGTTTCAATTATTTATCGGAATGGTGATCACATCGACGATTGTGTTATTTGTGTTAATTTTCTTCATTCAAGAAAGCTATGTCCCGAACGTGGCTAAAAAACAACAACAGACTCCCAAAAGGTTTCAAGCTTTTCGGGACATTGTGAACAGCTATAAAGTTGTGGGGACCGATAAAGTATTTATCCTGTTTGTTATTGCAGGTTTATTTATTCAATCCCTTGAGTTTCAAATGACAAATTATATTGCGGTAAGACTTCATAACGATATGCCGGAACAAAATGTGTTTCTTTGGCCAATTAATGGGTTAGAAATGACTGGACTGTTACGAACAGAAAACACAGTACTTGTTGTTATTTTTGCCGCAGTTGTCATGAAAATGATGAAAAAATATAAAGATAAGAACGTGTTTTTAACGTCCATCGTTCTATTTACGATTGGCTATACGACAATCAGTTATTTTAATAACGTATGGATTTTGTTCGCGGCAATGGTGATTGCTACAATTGGGGAACTAATGCGGGTCCCCGTTCAACAAAGCTACTTAGCAGCCATGCCACCTGATGATAAAAGAAGTAGTTACATGGCAGTGAACGCCTTTACGTTCCAAGGTTCAATGATTCTTGCCTCCTTATCTGTAACGTTAAGTGCCTTCCTATCGAAAGAGGCAATGAGTCTGTTTTTACTAGGAACTGGTGTAATTGGGTTTTTAATCATTAATAAGATTATCCCAAGTTTGGAGCAGCGAGTGCGGAACCAAAGTGGTGAAGAAGAACAAACGAAAGAAGAAAGGGATTTTGTGTTGAAGGAACAAGTTGAGTAG
- a CDS encoding dihydroorotase — protein MFDLEIINSTIVTPTLSFRGCVSISNGKIAAVTESPLGNARKSINAEGLYLTPGMVDQHVHFMDPAETSREDFIHGSSAAAVGGVTTVSEHTHSAPVRSVKEFDEKINHLSNRSLVDFGLTAHVFPEDVGGLKPLWDRGILFFKIFTCTTHGIPTLNNDTLYNALTELASFNGRCLIHCEDDAITEGNEIRLKEQNRYDNKIISEWRSEIAEEVAAANVAFMTRKTGAHVTIAHVSHPLIIDLIKREQMEGANIFAEICPQYLFLDEEQVVEKGPFGKFTPPARKKGEGDKLIDLINDKSIQILSSDHAPSTVEQKLDGNIWECNFGLPGVETTLPMMLDLVNQDKISFERLVQIYSEEPAKALGLYPNKGSLLVGTDADLVLIDLSEKWTIKSEDITSKAGWTPYDGKEVMGKPVLTMVRGKIVAENGGITADPGAGSPVTKINSNNFNAKAFS, from the coding sequence GTGTTTGATTTAGAAATCATTAATTCTACAATAGTTACCCCGACTTTGAGTTTTAGAGGATGTGTATCTATAAGTAATGGAAAAATAGCCGCAGTTACAGAATCACCGTTAGGTAATGCAAGGAAAAGTATTAACGCTGAAGGTTTATATTTGACCCCGGGTATGGTAGATCAACACGTGCATTTTATGGATCCCGCAGAAACAAGTAGGGAGGACTTTATCCACGGTTCTTCTGCTGCAGCGGTAGGTGGAGTTACAACAGTATCCGAACATACGCATAGTGCGCCTGTTCGGAGTGTGAAAGAATTTGACGAAAAAATTAATCACCTTTCTAACCGTTCCTTGGTGGATTTTGGATTAACCGCCCATGTTTTTCCGGAAGACGTTGGTGGACTCAAGCCGTTGTGGGACAGAGGTATTTTATTTTTTAAAATCTTCACCTGCACAACGCATGGTATTCCTACCCTAAATAACGATACTTTATATAACGCTCTGACTGAACTTGCTTCATTTAATGGTAGATGTTTAATTCATTGTGAAGATGACGCTATAACTGAAGGAAATGAAATTCGTTTAAAAGAGCAAAATCGTTATGACAATAAGATTATTTCGGAATGGCGCTCTGAGATAGCGGAAGAGGTAGCTGCTGCTAATGTCGCATTTATGACGCGCAAAACAGGTGCCCATGTCACTATTGCCCATGTTAGTCACCCCTTAATTATTGACTTAATTAAGCGTGAACAAATGGAAGGTGCTAATATTTTCGCAGAAATTTGCCCCCAGTATCTATTTCTAGACGAAGAACAGGTAGTAGAGAAAGGCCCATTTGGTAAATTTACACCACCCGCAAGGAAAAAAGGAGAGGGTGATAAGTTAATTGATTTAATCAATGATAAAAGTATCCAAATTCTATCCTCTGATCATGCCCCTTCTACGGTAGAGCAAAAACTAGACGGTAATATTTGGGAGTGTAATTTTGGCCTTCCAGGTGTAGAGACGACCTTACCAATGATGTTAGATCTAGTTAACCAAGATAAGATATCATTTGAACGTTTAGTACAAATTTATTCGGAAGAACCAGCTAAAGCGCTAGGTTTGTATCCAAATAAAGGATCACTGTTGGTTGGGACAGATGCTGATCTAGTACTTATTGACTTATCTGAAAAATGGACAATTAAAAGTGAAGACATCACATCGAAAGCAGGATGGACACCCTACGACGGTAAAGAGGTGATGGGAAAACCGGTTCTGACTATGGTTAGAGGAAAAATAGTTGCAGAAAATGGGGGAATTACGGCAGATCCTGGGGCAGGATCCCCGGTTACTAAGATTAACTCTAACAATTTTAATGCCAAAGCCTTTTCATAA